One window of Gammaproteobacteria bacterium genomic DNA carries:
- a CDS encoding thymidine kinase, giving the protein MYRRGDRGWVEVISGPMFSGKSEELIRRVVRSKIARIPVQVFKPVIDTRYSETQIVSHSSLSVSAIPVPNAGTLLETVEEATVVVGVDEGQFFDDELVTVTDILARSGRQVIVAGLDLDYLGRPFPPIPSLAANSEYLTKMLAVCHRCGAPAGYTQRIIQSDELVVLGATDAYEARCRLCFDPLEPEQTRLDVE; this is encoded by the coding sequence ATGTACCGACGTGGCGATCGCGGCTGGGTGGAAGTGATCTCCGGTCCTATGTTTTCGGGCAAGAGCGAAGAGCTGATCCGGAGAGTGGTTCGGTCCAAGATCGCTCGGATCCCAGTCCAGGTCTTCAAGCCGGTGATCGACACCCGCTACAGCGAGACCCAGATCGTCTCACACTCCTCCCTCTCGGTGAGTGCCATCCCCGTCCCCAACGCGGGCACGCTGCTGGAGACGGTCGAGGAAGCAACGGTGGTGGTCGGTGTAGACGAGGGGCAATTCTTCGACGACGAACTCGTCACCGTGACCGACATCCTGGCGCGATCAGGGAGGCAGGTGATCGTGGCCGGCCTGGATCTCGACTACCTCGGAAGGCCGTTCCCACCGATCCCCAGCCTTGCGGCAAACTCCGAATACCTCACCAAGATGCTCGCGGTGTGTCACCGATGTGGTGCCCCCGCCGGTTACACGCAGCGGATCATCCAATCGGACGAACTCGTCGTTCTCGGTGCGACCGATGCCTACGAGGCTCGGTGCAGGCTGTGCTTCGACCCGTTGGAGCCAGAGCAGACACGTCTCGACGTGGAGTGA